The following coding sequences are from one Planctomycetaceae bacterium window:
- a CDS encoding DUF433 domain-containing protein: protein MSERITTNAGVHNGRPCVAGTRIPAEDVIELVDAGISFAKIIKDYYPALTVEDIEACIKESEK, encoded by the coding sequence ATGAGCGAGCGAATCACGACCAATGCGGGCGTACACAACGGCAGGCCCTGCGTCGCAGGAACTCGGATTCCTGCCGAAGACGTAATCGAATTGGTCGATGCGGGGATTTCTTTCGCGAAGATCATCAAGGACTATTATCCTGCCCTGACCGTTGAAGATATCGAAGCGTGCATAAAGGAATCGGAGAAGTAA
- a CDS encoding type II toxin-antitoxin system Phd/YefM family antitoxin, with amino-acid sequence MKAINVHRAKTQLSSLLADVEKKHEKFLICRNGKPVAELSPHVRRSRLKTDPVLRRVKVKCDLTEPMTDWEEE; translated from the coding sequence ATGAAGGCTATAAACGTCCATCGGGCAAAGACCCAACTGTCTTCTCTGTTGGCTGATGTGGAGAAGAAACACGAGAAGTTCCTGATCTGTCGCAACGGCAAGCCCGTAGCTGAATTGTCCCCGCACGTTCGCCGCAGCCGCTTGAAGACGGACCCGGTGCTTCGCCGCGTGAAAGTAAAATGCGACCTGACTGAGCCAATGACGGATTGGGAGGAGGAGTAA
- a CDS encoding type II toxin-antitoxin system VapC family toxin, which translates to MLLDTCAFVWLAMGEAKLSKQVRQMIEIADAVFVSAISAFEIAHKYAAGGLELPIEPGQWFAQVVSKHNLTEIPITSEIAIAATKLPPLHKDPCDRFIIATAKLNRLPVITADRRFDDYGIETYC; encoded by the coding sequence ATGCTCCTTGATACTTGTGCATTTGTTTGGCTGGCAATGGGGGAGGCAAAATTATCCAAGCAGGTTCGCCAGATGATTGAGATTGCCGACGCTGTGTTCGTTTCGGCCATTTCAGCGTTTGAGATTGCACACAAGTATGCCGCGGGTGGGCTTGAGTTGCCCATTGAGCCCGGCCAGTGGTTCGCGCAGGTCGTTAGCAAGCACAACCTGACGGAGATTCCCATTACCAGCGAAATTGCCATTGCCGCCACGAAACTTCCCCCGCTCCATAAGGATCCTTGCGACCGCTTCATTATCGCTACGGCAAAGCTGAACAGACTTCCGGTGATAACGGCGGATCGACGCTTCGACGACTATGGTATCGAAACGTATTGTTGA